In Brachypodium distachyon strain Bd21 chromosome 5, Brachypodium_distachyon_v3.0, whole genome shotgun sequence, the genomic window CGCAACTTCATCCTGCACACGCTCCAGCTCCAGGTGACGTACGGCCGCTTTCACTAGTTCCTTCGTGATTCATATTTCGGTCGGTTGGTGTCAATAGAAAGCGTTTTAGTTGTATTCATGTATATGCAATTGGATAGTTGATGTTGGTGCCCCTATTTCCTAATAAGATTTTGCACTCTGGGAAGCACGACCAATATGATATTAGTTGACGTCAATACAAATTTGTTTTCGTCCACTGAAGTCAGCATCCACCTAACAAATATTTTTacaatatttttgtgtggATACCTTTCTGCTAAACAAAATCCATTATGCACAGCATGATGTATCCAGCTTTTGTTTTGTAAAGACTGATCGTTGACGATGTATAGAGCTGGGAGAAAACAATGGACTGCCATAGTCCGGGACAAGGGTTGATGCCAGCTAGTTTCAAGGTGCGTGTTATTCCACTCGATGATAATGGCACAACAGAGGAAGTCTTGGATCCTGATTTTGGAGAGGCTGCTATAGGCCGTGTGGCACCAGTTGATTCAGGTAAAGTTTTTCAAACCTTTTCCATTCAAGCAATGTTGGATTTGATTATTAACTTTTCAGGAAAGATGTCACATTTGATGATTCTGTTAATCTGAATAAATCATGAAAAAGAGCACCTTCATGATGGTTTTCAGGTTTATGGTGGATCATATTGCTGAGAGCATACGGAAAATGTTCAGGAGACATGTCATTTCACGAGAGAATTGATGTCCAGACTGGAATAAAATTGATCTTGAAGCTTTGTTTAGCTGATGGGTTTGACATGTTCCCCACATTGCTTGTCACTGATGGCTCCTGCATGATAGATCGTCGAATGGGAATCCATGGACACCCATTGGAAATTCAGGTAGCACGAATTGGTGAAACTAAGTttcctcaacaaaaaaaattgtatgatAGCACACTCAAACAGCAGGGCAGGCCCTTTAACATGCATAGGAATAATGAAGCAACATACACAAGGATGATAGGGAGCCCACTAAATTGTACTTCCtgcgttcctaaatacttgtcgctgttttagtacaagtttgcactaaaacagcgacaagtatttaggaacggagggagtactcatATAtacatttgatattttttgtctcaaattccGTTTCGGTGTTCCTAATTTTGACCTACATGGATCATGGATTCATGGTACTGTCCTGCTACTAGAAATGCTGGTCGATCAGAGCATGTCTTCACAGACATGGTTATTCAAGACATTCTAAGATTACAGCTAACATCATCGCATGATCTTCCCCACCATCTCTGTGAATGGATGAGGGTTGTTTTCTGGTATCtatgcatgatttttttttcatatataatTTCTGGTGTAGGCACTGTTCTATTCAGCTCTCTTGAGTGCGCGTGAGCTGCTCACCCCAGAAGATGGATCGGCTGACTTGATCCGTGCCCTAAATAGCAGGCTTATGGCGCTATCTTTCCATATCAGGGAATATTATTGGCTTGATAAGAGAAAGCTAAATGAGATATACCGATACAAAACAGAAGAATATTCTTATGATGCTGTCAACAAGTTCAACATATATCCTGACCAGATTCCATCCTGGCTAGTTGAATGGATCCCTCCGAAAGGGGGTTACTTCATCGGAAACTTGCAGCCAGCTCACATGGATTTTCGATTCTTCTCTCTGGGGAACTTGTGGTCTATAGTAAGCAGTTTGGCAACAACCCATCAATCTCATGCTATTCTGGATCTGGTCGAAGCCAAATGGTCTGATCTAGTGGCAGAGATGCCAATGAAGATATGTCATCCTGCTCTTGAGGGTCAAGAATGGAAATTTATTACAGGGAGTGACCCTAAGAACACGTGAGTATATTATTATCATCTACTCCTGGCAGTCTTCCAGATCATTTGCATTTCTtcttaatatttattttcttttgcctgTAGGCCTTGGTCTTACCATAATGGAGGTTCCTGGCCAACTTTATTGTGGCAGGTTTGCAACTTGAGGATTCTGTTGAAAACTTTGATTTGTACTTACTTGCTAAGTGATGTTCATGGCCCATTTTAGTACTTTGAGGCCTTGAGTGTTTTGTTGGACTGCATCGGTTGTTGCTTTTGCTTGTTGTGAAtcagtttcttcttcttttacagCTCACAGTGGCATGTATCAAGATGGACCGGCCTGAAATTGCAGCGAGAGCTGTGGAGGTGGCTGAAAGGCGTATTTCCTCAGATAAATGGCCTGAATATTACGATACCAAGCGTGCGCGGTTCATTGGCAAACAGGCCCGACTTTTCCAAACCTGGTCTATTGCCGGCTTCCTTGTGGCCAAGCTGCTGCTGGAAAACCCTGAAAAATCTAGAATACTCTGGAACAATGAAGACGAGGAAATTCTTAACGCTCTGAGTCTCATGGCTGATGCATCCAATTCAAAGAGGAAGCGTGGCAGGAAAGTACTGAAGAGGACATACATTGTGTAACTCCAGCAGCAGTTCCATACATCGTGAGTTCATATATGTAACAGTTCGTTTTGTTGTACATATTATTACCAAGTGGATATTTGTAGAGAAAATGTCCATTTTGAGATGTTGCTATAGTGAGGTATTATTAATATCATCAAGGTTTTCCACCTGGCTTCCTTATGATCACATCAACATAGAGATTCTACGCAGCATTGAAATCATCACACCGCAGCACATCATCGGAGTACTAGCCAGAATGGAAAACGGTCAATGGTGGTATCCAGGCAGTAACTGATGCACACTGGTGTACGTTCCAACAACAACACAGACGTCAGGCCCGTAATAACGGCTGAATCCGTGCTCCCAACTTTATTGTACCAACAGGGATACATGTTAAATAACCTGTTGCTCGGCCTTGCTTTGAGTCAAGTTGTACAACTTCCCAGCACTAACAATTTAGCAACTAGGATAGCTAGTAACGGCTTATTCCAGATGCTACCCAGGGACGCACTACTGATTCATACAGTACAGCACAACAGCACGTTCCATCAGTTGCAAATTGCTTGCAAGCCCATGACTGCCTTAAGAAGAAAATTGCAGCAGGCATTACTCTACATCCCAACATTGGAAGATGATATGATCTGATATCTGGTGGTATTAACAAGGAATAAAGTTACAGGCACAACAGCCGACCTTACTCTACATCTTAACATTGGCAGATGACAACTGATAACCCATTTTTCAACAGAGAACTGCAGGGGGGAGTGGGGAGGAGAGTGGGACTACTACTTCTAGCTACCATGGTATGGATATTCTTCCGAATACAAAGTACTACCAATATTACTACTGCCACCACTAAAAGAGCTCAAACTCGATGTCATCTCCATTCAGCCGGAACTCGAGACACttgccttcttttttcttgcgtGCCACCGACGCCACAAGGGTTGAGGTGTCGATGCTTTTCGGGGTCTCTGGAGGCGCAGTCCAACGGATCAAGGCCCAGTTCAGGCCTTGGAAGAAGGGATGCCGCTTGATCTCAGCAGCTCCTCTTGTCGAGCCAAGCCGATGCTCTGGCTCCTTCACGAGCAACCCTCTGATCAGATCACGGGCATGGAAGCTCACAGCTGGGCTATCTGGGAACTTCAGCCCCTGTGAGACCACATTTGTAAGTGTTTCATCATTGCCAGGTCCCCTGAAAGGTGTTCTCCCATAGAGCAATTCATAGAGAAAGATGCCAAGAGTCCACCAGTCAACTGAGCTGCCATGGCCATCTCCCCTGATAATCTCTGGGGCAAGGTATTCATGGGTTCCAACAAATGAATTCGACCTTGCATCAGTTGGTTCGACAACAAGCTGCGGAAGTGATGGTTTCTTTAGCGGCTCAGCTCTGGGTCTCCGTGTCCTGGCAGGAGTAGAGGATACCAGCCGAGGCGTGAAGCAAGAGGAATTGGCCCAGGCTGGTTGGATACACAGTGGATCAATGCAGCTTTCTGCACAGGGCCCGGAAGGCCTAGGAGGCTCATCTCTTCCGACCGATGAGCACCTCACAAGCATTGGACTTACCGAGCACCTCAGGGACAGATCAAAGTCAGAGAGCATGATGTGCCCATCTTCACGAACAAGTATATTCTCAGGCTTCAGATCGCGATATATGACCCCCAGCATATGGAGGTACTCCAACGCTAAGAGAACTTCTGCAACATAAAACCTGCAAACCCATAGCAAGAACACGAGCTTCAGCCAAAATTCATCAACCAAGCAGCAGAGAAATTTCTGTTAGCAACGTTAAAAAAATATGCTAGCACATTAGCTTAATAGATTTTGGTTTAGTTAGTGTAAAGCAGCTCCATCATGGTGAATTTAAATGCATCAGGTCATCAAGAGAACACCACAAATAGCTTGACGGTAATTTCGTACCTAGCAGCAGCTTCTGAAAAGCATCTAGTAGGTTGCTTCTGCCTTAGGACATGCAGGTCACCACCTGGACAATACTCCATGACTAAGGAAGACAAATTGTCTGTCGTGAAATAAGAATACAGGGTAGGAAGAAATGGGTGGTCAAGCATTTGCAGTATCTCCCTCTCAGTTTGAGCCCTCAGCATCTTCTTTCTGCTTATTAGGTACTCAATGTCCATGACTTTCAATGCAAACATGCAGTCTGAACCCACTAACTCAGCTAGATAAACAGTTCCAATGTCCCCACAGCCAAGTTGTTTGAGAAGCTTGAAGTTCTTCAGTCCAAGAGTCCCTTGTTGGATTGCAACACGCGTTATAGCTCCCCATCTCACATCTTTTGACATGTGAGGTCTGGTGCCATTAGTACTGAAACTGCCATAACTATCTTCGCTGATGCTTGTGCTTGTGCTATAGTCACCAATGCTACTCTTCGAGCTTTGGGAGCTTTCCCCCTTTTCCTTCGATCTTGACAACTCACCAGGCTTTGAACCAAGGGTCCCACCAACACCACATCCTTTGCCAAAATCAGCTCCTTCAGCACTGATGATAGAGCTATCAGTGTCCTTCTTGTTGGTCGGTATTGGAGTTCTGGGTTCATCCTGAAGGTCCTCCTGCTGTTTAATAGTTCGAGAATTGGAACATTTTGCTTCGCAGTGCTTATGGGATGCCACTGCTGCAGCTGGTTCAGGTTTAACCTTCTTTTTAGTGGAGGATTTGTTGCGAAAGACTGGCCTCACCAGGCGTGAACCGCCTACTGGAACAGCCCGTGGGCTAGATGCTTTTGGAGATTTGCCCTTTCTCTGTTTTGACACAGCTCTTCCTGCAGATGGATCTTCACTTGCCTCCAATGACTTGTTACTGATCACATCTTGAATTCTAGTTTTTTGGACCTTGGCTTTGGTTGGAGATGCTGATCGCAAATGTTTGTTACTTGAGCTCTTATTCTGCACCTTTTTACTGGATCCAATTGACTTAACCGGTGAACTTACTGCAGCCTTCTCAGGCAAAACAAACGCCTTTGTCACTTTATTCTTCTCATCCTGCTCCTCGTTGGTTTGAACCACGACAGTCGTATGAAGTTTCTTAATCACCCCAACTTCTGAAGAATTCACCACAGCTGTGGGCTTTGACATCCTCTTCATGGCAGCCATCTCCGAGGCCTGGGAGATGCACATCTTCCTCAGGGCCTGCTTCAAGCTCACAGACTCCACAATTTCCGAGCTTGACATCGGCGCTTTCCCGAGTGCGATAAGCCTCTTATCCGTGCTTGTCTGCCCAGAAGCCCGGGCCGAGGTGCGCGCATTGATCGATCTGAGGAGCCGGTCAAGATCATCCTCCACCGAGCACAACCGCTCCCCATGCTCCTGCCCCACTGGCTTCACCCTCACCCTCAGGTGGGTGACCCCGCCTGGACGGGCATCTTTAGTCTCATCCACCAGTTCGACTATCTCCGAGCACCCTGAAGAACCCATTCCTCTCCAGCACTATCACCTTCAGAGCTATTCCTAGAGCCTGAACTTGCAGAACTCTGCGACCAAAAACCGCATCTGGGTGGAGGCCGCACAGCAACGGATGCGCTTCAAGTTAGGACCGGTAGTGCCTCCAGTTTGGTGACGAAAGAAGCAGCTTTCCCGGATCGAGAACCGGCATCACAACGGGTCTCTGCAAGAGAGTAAGCACAAACTAGATCAGGTGATGCAAGGAAATCATCTTTttcagagaaaagaaagaacctTATCAACACTAGAGACACATAGTGGAGGAAAAAAGCCTAGAAATCTCAAGAAAAACTGGAGCTTGGGGCGGGTCAGAACTCAGAACAGGGAGAATCTTACCagcggaggacggcggcggcgagaacgACCCAGATGAGATTTAGGGTTTTGAAGGAGCGGCGACGAGTatgacaagaaagaaaagcgACGGGGGTGCAGAAGCAAATGGCACTCAGCTtgaacagcggcggcggcagcaatgCGCGCACATCACGAGGAGCAAAAGAGTACGACGAAATGAGAGCCGCCCTCGATGccgctcctctctctctctcgaacACAAgctgctctccctctcctaTCCCCTCTCACGCACACTCCCCTCCAGCGGTGCCTTTCTCTCTCCACCACGGCAGCCACCGCAAACCAATAAAAACAGCCCCCACGCAGCACCCTAGGATTTACGCTTCTTTATTTATGGCCGCCATTTATTAATCCTCCTTGCAGTGCAGCGACGCACCCTCTCGCGTCTCTCTCCTCACCCTCTTTTCGTGTCTCCGTCTCGAATGTCTAGCTACggccttttcctttttctttttagttttTATTATCATATTATCACTCACTCTCAATCGACGCTTATGAACCATCGAAGAGCGACCGGGCAAAAGGAAGAGCCCGACAAGAATACGACCGGGACGCGAAAAGCAAACTGTAATTAGACTCGGATTCAAGCCTAGGGAGA contains:
- the LOC100833137 gene encoding neutral/alkaline invertase 3, chloroplastic: MGIAGRVTAPLPLRLGFPGVAPPRSAAHPRKGGWGRKRNPPCAANSLHPSNNNPRARHHDPSLKVPGGDVDGMGVNGGAAKPSLAPTPQKRRRAPCDVEEEAWGLLRESVVRYCGSPVGTIAACDPNDACPLNYDQVFIRDFVPSGIAFLLKGEYDIVRNFILHTLQLQSWEKTMDCHSPGQGLMPASFKVRVIPLDDNGTTEEVLDPDFGEAAIGRVAPVDSGLWWIILLRAYGKCSGDMSFHERIDVQTGIKLILKLCLADGFDMFPTLLVTDGSCMIDRRMGIHGHPLEIQALFYSALLSARELLTPEDGSADLIRALNSRLMALSFHIREYYWLDKRKLNEIYRYKTEEYSYDAVNKFNIYPDQIPSWLVEWIPPKGGYFIGNLQPAHMDFRFFSLGNLWSIVSSLATTHQSHAILDLVEAKWSDLVAEMPMKICHPALEGQEWKFITGSDPKNTPWSYHNGGSWPTLLWQLTVACIKMDRPEIAARAVEVAERRISSDKWPEYYDTKRARFIGKQARLFQTWSIAGFLVAKLLLENPEKSRILWNNEDEEILNALSLMADASNSKRKRGRKVLKRTYIV
- the LOC100834670 gene encoding serine/threonine-protein kinase D6PK, with amino-acid sequence MGSSGCSEIVELVDETKDARPGGVTHLRVRVKPVGQEHGERLCSVEDDLDRLLRSINARTSARASGQTSTDKRLIALGKAPMSSSEIVESVSLKQALRKMCISQASEMAAMKRMSKPTAVVNSSEVGVIKKLHTTVVVQTNEEQDEKNKVTKAFVLPEKAAVSSPVKSIGSSKKVQNKSSSNKHLRSASPTKAKVQKTRIQDVISNKSLEASEDPSAGRAVSKQRKGKSPKASSPRAVPVGGSRLVRPVFRNKSSTKKKVKPEPAAAVASHKHCEAKCSNSRTIKQQEDLQDEPRTPIPTNKKDTDSSIISAEGADFGKGCGVGGTLGSKPGELSRSKEKGESSQSSKSSIGDYSTSTSISEDSYGSFSTNGTRPHMSKDVRWGAITRVAIQQGTLGLKNFKLLKQLGCGDIGTVYLAELVGSDCMFALKVMDIEYLISRKKMLRAQTEREILQMLDHPFLPTLYSYFTTDNLSSLVMEYCPGGDLHVLRQKQPTRCFSEAAARFYVAEVLLALEYLHMLGVIYRDLKPENILVREDGHIMLSDFDLSLRCSVSPMLVRCSSVGRDEPPRPSGPCAESCIDPLCIQPAWANSSCFTPRLVSSTPARTRRPRAEPLKKPSLPQLVVEPTDARSNSFVGTHEYLAPEIIRGDGHGSSVDWWTLGIFLYELLYGRTPFRGPGNDETLTNVVSQGLKFPDSPAVSFHARDLIRGLLVKEPEHRLGSTRGAAEIKRHPFFQGLNWALIRWTAPPETPKSIDTSTLVASVARKKKEGKCLEFRLNGDDIEFELF